The following are encoded together in the Thunnus maccoyii chromosome 18, fThuMac1.1, whole genome shotgun sequence genome:
- the LOC121884032 gene encoding myosin-4-like isoform X1 → MSDAEMEIFGVAAPYLRKSERERIAAQNMPFDAKTAVFVPDPKQEYVKGKVKSQDGSKVTVETEDGKVVTVHQDDIRPMNPPKFDKIEDMALLTHLHEPAVLFNLKERYTAWMIYTYSGLFCVTVNPYKWLPVYNPEVVAGYRGKKRQEAPPHIFSISDNGYQYMLTDRENQSILITGESGAGKTVNTKRVIQYFATIASFGDSSKKEQLPGKMQGTLEDQIIQANPLLEAFGNAKTVRNDNSSRFGKFIRIHFGTKGKLASADIETYLLEKSRVTFQLPAERSYHIFYQILSNKKPDLIEMLLITTNPYDYPFISQGEITVLSINDTEELVATDSAIDILGFNTEEKVGIYKLTGAVMHNGNMKFKQKQREEQAEPDGTEVADKVAYLMGLNSADLLKALCYPRVKVGNEYVTKGQTPQQVNNAMGALSKAVYEKLFLWMVTRINQQLDTKLPRQHFIGVLDIAGFEIFEMNSLEQLCINFTNEKLQQFFNHHMFVLEQEEYKKEGIVWEFIDFGMDLAACIELIEKPMGIFSILEEECMFPKATDGSFKNKLYDQHLGKNIIFQKPKPSKGKAEAHFSLMHYAGTVDYNISGWLEKNKDPLNDTVVQLYQKASLKLLSQLFATYASADASADGSKKSFKKKGSSFQTVSALFRENLNKLMANLRSTHPHFVRCIIPNETKIPGSMDHHLVLHQLRCNGVLEGIRICRKGFPSRILYGDFRQRYRILNASAIPEGQFIDSKKASEKLLSSIDVDHSQYRFGYTKVFFKAGLLGLLEEMRDERLAVLMTRIQAVARGYVTRLRLKEMSKKRESIFIIQYNIRSFMNVKNWPWMRLFFKIKPLLRSAEAEKEMQTMKEEFSRLKEEFAKSEARRKELEEKMVMLVQEKNDLYLQIQAERENLCDAEERCEGLIKSKIHLEAKVKEFSERIEEEEEINAEITAKKRKLEDECSELKKDIDDLELTIAKVEKEKYATENKVKNLIEELTTLEENMLKSSKEIKALQEVHQQTLDDLQAEEDKVNCLMKTKIKLEQQVDDLEGSLEQEKKVRADLERSRRKLEGDLKLSQETIMDLENERQQMEERLKKKDFEISNLQCKIDDEQALGTQLQKKIKELQARTEELEEEIEAERSARAKVEKQRSDLSRELEEISERLDEAGGATAAQAELNKKREAEFQRLRRDLEESTLQHESIAATLRKKQADSVAELSDQIDNLQRVKQKLEKEKSELKMEIDDMASNVESVLKSKANLEKTCRTLEDQMNEYKTKSDEAQRSLSDYTTLNARLQTENGELSRLLDEKETTLSQLSRVKSVGSHHIEELKRLLDEEIKAKNALAHSLQSARHDCELLREQYEEEQEAKAELQRCLSKANSDVAQWRTKYETDAIQRTEELEEAKKRLAQRLQESEEMTEAANVKCASLEKTKQRLQAEVEDLMVELERSNAANATLDKKQRNFDKVLAEWKQKYEESQSDLEVSQRESRVLSTELFKLKNSYEEALDHLENMKRENKNLQQEITDITDQVGQSAKTIHELEKAAKQAEQEKRDTQAALEEVESSLEHEEAKILHLQLELNQIKSEVDRKVAEKDEEIDQLKRNYQRTVDTLQSTLDAETRSRNDVIRMKKKMEGDLNEMEIQLGHTNRQAAEATKQLRNLQTQLKDTQVHLDEALHSQEDLKEQLAIVERRNNLMMAEIEEMRAALEQSERSRKLAEQELIDVSERIQLLHSQNTSLLNAKKKMECDLAQLQSEMEDTIQEARNADEKAKKAIMDAAMMAEELKKEQDTSAHLERMKKNLEATVKDLQQRLDEAEQLALKGGKKELQKLETRVRELENELEAEQKRSGEAMKGVRKYERKIKEVTYQGEEEKKNVARLQDLVNNLQLKVKAYKRQCEEAEEQTSIHLAKFRKVQHELEEAEERADIAESQLNKLRAKSRDGVGKGNRNLHLSDPL, encoded by the exons atgagtgaTGCCGAGATGGAGATATTTGGGGTTGCTGCCCCGTACCTCCGTAAATCAGAGCGGGAAAGAATCGCAGCGCAAAACATGCCGTTCGATGCCAAAACAGCCGTCTTTGTGCCTGATCCGAAGCAGGAGTACGTCAAGGGAAAAGTCAAAAGCCAAGACGGCTCTAAGGTCACTGTGGAGACCGAGGATGGAAAG GTTGTCACAGTGCACCAGGACGACATTCGCCCCATGAACCCTCCTAAGTTTGACAAGATCGAAGACATGGCTCTGCTGACGCATCTGCATGAACCAGCAGTGTTGTTCAACCTCAAGGAGCGCTACACTGCCTGGATGATCTAC ACCTATTCTGGGCTCTTCTGTGTGACTGTGAACCCCTACAAGTGGCTTCCAGTTTACAACCCGGAGGTGGTGGCCGGGTACCGCGGGAAGAAACGCCAGGAGGCCCCCCCACacatcttctccatctctgaTAATGGTTACCAGTACATGCTCACAG ATCGAGAGAACCAGTCTATCCTGATCAC TGGAGAATCCGGTGCTGGAAAGACGGTCAACACAAAGCGAGTCATTCAGTATTTTGCAACAATTGCATCATTCGGTGACTCGAGCAAGAAAGAGCAACTCCCAGGCAAAATGCAG GGAACTCTGGAGGATCAAATCATTCAGGCCAACCCTTTGCTGGAGGCTTTCGGGAATGCCAAGACTGTGAGGAATGACAACTCCTCTCGATTT GGAAAATTCATTCGCATCCACTTTGGAACAAAGGGGAAGTTGGCATCAGCTGATATTGAAACTT ACCTTCTGGAAAAATCCAGGGTGACGTTTCAGCTGCCGGCAGAGAGGAGCTATCACATCTTCTATCAGATCTTGTCAAACAAGAAGCCTGATTTAATTG AGATGCTGCTGATAACCACCAATCCGTATGACTATCCTTTCATCAGCCAGGGTGAAATCACTGTGCTGAGCATCAATGACACAGAAGAGCTGGTGGCCACAGAT AGTGCCATTGACATCCTGGGGTTTAACACGGAGGAAAAGGTCGGCATCTACAAGCTGACTGGTGCTGTGATGCACAACGGGAACATGAAGTTCAAGCAGAAGCAGCGGGAGGAGCAGGCGGAGCCAGACGGCACCGAGG TGGCTGACAAAGTGGCCTATCTCATGGGTCTGAACTCCGCTGATCTGCTGAAAGCACTGTGTTACCCTCGAGTGAAGGTTGGGAATGAGTACGTCACCAAAGGCCAGACTCCACAGcag GTGAACAACGCCATGGGTGCCCTGTCTAAGGCCGTGTACGAGAAGCTGTTCCTGTGGATGGTCACGCGGATCAACCAGCAGCTCGACACCAAACTTCCAAGACAGCATTTTATCGGTGTCCTGGATATCGCAGGGTTTGAGATTTTTGAG ATGAACAGTCTGGAGCAGCTGTGCATCAACTTCACCAACGAGAAGCTGCAACAGTTTTTCAACCATCACATGTTTGTGCTGGAGCAAGAAGAATACAAAAAGGAAGGGATTGTGTGGGAGTTCATCGACTTCGGCATGGACCTGGCAGCCTGCATTGAGCTCATTGAGAAG CCGATGGGTATTTTCTCTATTCTGGAAGAGGAGTGCATGTTTCCAAAGGCGACTGACGGCTCCTTCAAGAACAAGCTTTACGACCAACACCTGGGGAAGAACATCATCTTTCAGAAACCCAAACCTTCCAAAGGAAAGGCTGAGGCTCACTTCTCGCTGATGCACTACGCCGGCACCGTAGACTACAACATCAGCGGCTGGCTGGAGAAAAACAAGGACCCGTTAAATGACACCGTGGTGCAGCTTTATCAAAAAGCTTCCCTTAAACTGCTGTCTCAGCTTTTTGCCACATACGCATCTGCCGACG CTTCTGCTGATGGAAGTAAGAAAAGTTTCAAGAAAAAAGGATCTTCTTTCCAGACGGTTTCTGCTCTCTTCAGG GAAAACCTTAACAAACTGATGGCAAACCTCAGGTCCACACATCCACACTTTGTACGATGCATCATCCCAAATGAGACAAAGATACCAg GCTCGATGGATCACCATCTGGTTCTGCACCAGCTGCGCTGTAACGGCGTGCTGGAAGGAATCAGGATCTGCAGGAAGGGCTTCCCCAGCAGGATCCTCTATGgagatttcagacagag ATACAGGATCCTGAACGCCAGCGCGATTCCCGAAGGGCAGTTTATCGACAGCAAGAAGGCTTCAGAGAAACTGCTCTCCTCCATTGATGTGGACCATTCCCAGTACAGATTTGGATACACAAAG GTGTTTTTCAAAGCCGGCCTGCTGGGTCTgctggaggagatgagagatgagCGGCTGGCTGTGCTGATGACTCGTATCCAGGCTGTGGCCAGAGGTTACGTCACCAGGCTGAGGCTCAAGGAGATGTCAAAGAAAAG AGAGTCAATTTTCATCATCCAGTACAACATCCGCTCATTCATGAATGTGAAGAACTGGCCTTGGATGAGGCTTTTCTTCAAGATAAAGCCTCTGTTACGAAGCGCGGAGGCCGAGAAGGAGATGCAGACCATGAAAGAGGAATTCTCACGACTCAAGGAAGAGTTTGCAAAGTCGGAAGCCAGGAggaaggagctggaggagaagatGGTCATGCTCGTCCAGGAGAAAAATGACCTTTACCTTCAAATCCAAGCA GAAAGGGAGAACCTGTGCGATGCCGAGGAGAGGTGTGAAGGTTTGATAAAGAGCAAGATACACCTGGAGGCCAAAGTCAAAGAGTTCTCGGAGAGgatagaggaagaggaggagatcaATGCCGAAATCACTGCTAAGAAGAGGAAGCTGGAGGATGAATGTTCGGAGCTCAAAAAAGACATAGACGACCTGGAACTTACCATCGCCAAAGTAGAGAAGGAGAAATATGCCACAGAAAATAAG GTGAAGAATTTGATAGAGGAGTTAACCACTCTGGAGGAAAATATGCTGAAGTCCTCAAAGGAGATCAAAGCTTTGCAGGAGGTGCACCAGCAGACACTGGATGACCTTCAGGCTGAGGAGGATAAAGTTAACTGTCTAATGAAGACGAAGATCAAGTTAGAGCAACAGGTTGATGAC CTGGAAGGCTCACTGGAGCAGGAGAAGAAGGTGCGTGCAGACTTGGAGAGATCCAGAAGAAAACTGGAGGGGGATCTGAAGCTGTCCCAGGAAACCATAATGGACCTGGAGAATGAAAGACAGCAAATGGAAGAGAGACTGAAAAA AAAGGACTTTGAAATCAGCAACCTGCAGTGCAAGATTGACGATGAGCAAGCTCTTGGCACTCAACTGCAAAAGAAGATTAAAGAGCTTCAg GCTCGCACTGAAGAGCTGGAAGAGGAAATCGAGGCTGAGCGCTCGGCCAGAGCCAAAGTAGAGAAGCAGAGGTCTGATCTGTCCAGGGAGCTGGAGGAGATCAGCGAGAGGCTGGACGAGGCCGGAGGAGCCACCGCCGCTCAGGCTGAGCTCAACAAGAAGCGAGAAGCGGAGTTTCAGAGGCTTCGTCGTGATCTGGAAGAGTCCACCCTCCAGCACGAATCCATCGCTGCGACTCTGCGCAAGAAACAGGCCGACAGTGTTGCCGAACTCAGCGATCAGATAGACAATCTTCAAAGGGTCAAGCAGAAActggagaaggagaaaagtGAGCTGAAGATGGAAATCGATGACATGGCGAGCAACGTGGAGAGTGTTCTGAAAAGCAAG GCTAATCTGGAGAAAACGTGCAGAACCCTTGAAGaccaaatgaatgaatacaaGACCAAATCAGATGAAGCCCAGAGGTCACTGAGTGATTATACTACACTCAATGCTCGTCTACAAACAGAAAACG GTGAACTTTCACGTCTGCTGGACGAGAAAGAAACTACTCTTTCCCAGTTGAGCAGAGTGAAATCTGTGGGGAGTCATCACATCGAAGAGTTGAAGAGACTTTTGGATGAGGAAATAAAG GCAAAAAATGCCCTGGCTCACAGTTTGCAGTCAGCTCGACATGACTGTGAGCTGCTGAGAGAGCAATACGAGGAGGAACAGGAGGCCAAAGCTGAGCTGCAGCGCTGCCTGTCCAAGGCGAACAGCGACGTGGCTCAGTGGAGAACCAAATACGAGACTGACGCCATCCAGCGTAccgaggagctggaggaggccaA GAAGAGGCTGGCCCAGCGGCTGCAGGAATCCGAGGAGATGACAGAGGCAGCAAATGTCAAATGTGCATCGCTGGAGAAAACCAAGCAGAGGCTGCAGGCTGAGGTTGAGGATCTCATGGTTGAGCTAGAAAGGTCAAACGCAGCTAATGCCACATTGGACAAGAAACAGAGGAACTTtgacaag GTTCTGGCTGAATGGAAACAGAAATACGAGGAGAGTCAATCGGATCTGGAAGTTTCCCAGAGAGAGTCCAGAGTGCTGAGTACAGAACTCTTCAAGCTGAAAAACTCATACGAAGAGGCTCTGGATCACCTGGAGAACatgaaaagagagaataaaaatcTTCAGC AGGAGATCACCGATATCACTGACCAAGTTGGACAATCTGCTAAAACCATCCACGAGCTGGAGAAGGCTGCAAAGCAAGCCGAACAGGAGAAAAGAGACACCCAGGCGGCTCTTGAGGAAGTTGAG TCTTCCCTGGAGCATGAGGAGGCGAAAATCCTGCACCTTCAACTGGAGCTGAACCAGATCAAGTCAGAAGTGGACAGGAAGGTGGcagagaaagatgaagagatCGACCAGCTCAAGAGGAATTACCAGAGAACCGTGGACACTCTGCAGAGCACGCTGGACGCCGAGACGCGCAGCAGAAACGACGTGATCCGCATGAAGAAAAAGATGGAGGGGGATCTGAATGAGATGGAGATCCAGCTGGGTCACACCAACCGCCAGGCAGCCGAGGCGACCAAACAGCTGAGAAACCTGCAAACTCAGTTAAAG GACACCCAGGTCCATCTGGATGAAGCTCTCCACAGTCAGGAGGACCTGAAGGAGCAACTGGCCATTGTAGAGCGTCGCAACAACCTGATGATGGCTGAGATTGAGGAGATGAGGGCGGCGCTGGAGCAATCTGAGAGAAGCCGCAAGCTGGCTGAGCAGGAACTGATCGACGTCAGTGAGAGGATTCAGCTGCTACACTCTCAG AACACCAGCCTCCTGAATGCTAAAAAGAAGATGGAGTGTGATTTAGCTCAGCTGCAATCAGAGATGGAGGACACCATCCAAGAAGCGAGAAATGCAGATGAAAAGGCCAAGAAAGCCATCATGGAt GCTGCCATGATGGCTGAGGAGCTGAAGAAAGAGCAGGACACCAGCGCTCACttggagaggatgaagaagaaccTGGAGGCCACAGTGAAAGACCTGCAGCAACGCCTGGATGAGGCCGAGCAGTTGGCTctgaaaggaggaaagaaggagcTTCAGAAACTGGAAACTAGG gtCCGTGAGCTGGAAAATGAATTGGAGGCAGAACAGAAACGCAGCGGCGAGGCTATGAAAGGAGTGAGGAAATATGAGAGGAAAATTAAAGAGGTCACATATCAG ggtgaggaggagaagaagaatgtgGCAAGACTTCAGGATTTGGTGAACAACCTGCAGCTGAAAGTGAAAGCATATAAGCGGCAGTGTGAGGAGGCG GAGGAACAAACCAGCATCCATTTGGCTAAATTTCGGAAGGTGCAACATGAACTGGAGGAAGCTGAGGAACGAGCTGATATCGCAGAATCCCAGCTGAATAAATTACGAGCGAAGAGCCGTGATGGTGTCGGAAAAGGGAATAGAAATCTGCACTTGTCCGATCCACTTTAG